The window CAATCAGGAGGTTGCGTTGCAGCCTCGACAGGTCATGGGAACATTCGCGGCCGCTTGGGTCCCCAACCCAAAACCGAAAGAGCGTCATCGGCGATCCATCTACGTGTTGAAACTTCGTGGATTGATTGATCCGTTCTTGGAAGTCTTCAACCTGCCATCGCCCGATTTCTCATGTGAGCGAAGATCCGCATCCACGGTCACGCCTCAGGTCTTCAGCCTCTTCAATGGGCAAAGCACGCACGCTCGTGCTTTGGCATTGGCCGATCGAGTCCGCCGGGAAACGCACTCGGACGAGGAAGCGATCGCCCGGTGTTTCGAACTGGTGTTGTCACGATCGCCCTCGAGCGAAGAGGTGGAGGAAATGCTGACGCATTGGTCGCGCGTGAATGAAATCCTTCCGGCGTCGCCACCTGAACGTGACCGGCCGCCTTTGGAAGTGGTACGCAAAGCGGTGGAAGAGAACACGGGCGAAAAGTTTGAGTTTGTCGAACGCTTGCACGCCAATGTGGACTTTCAACCTGATTTGCAACCCGCCGATGTGGATCGGCGGACCTGGGCGTTGGCGGATGTTTGTTTGGTGCTGCTGAATTGCAATGAGTTTGTTTATGTGTATTGAATTCATCCGGCTCCGTTTGTTCCTATCGAGGTGGATGCAATGTTTGTGATCCCACGACGCGAAAGTTTGTTTCGGATGGGAACATCGTTGGGCGGGATTGCGCTGGCGTCGATGTTGGCGGACGAAGCATCTGCTGAAGACAGTCGTGCCGAAAACAGCGAAGCCGCGCCGATGCAGCCCAAGTCTGGGCATGTCCCGGCCAAGGCGAAGAACTGCATTTTCTTGATGATGGAAGGTGGGCCGTCGCACATCGACACGTTCGATCCCAAACCCAAACTCAACCAGTTGCACTTGCAGGAGTTTGTTCGCCAAGGCCAACAGAAATCCGCGATGGAGAGCGGCAAACGTTACTTCGTCCGAAGCCCTTTTTCGTTTTCGCGGCATGGTGAGAGCGGTGCGCCGATGGCAGACAACTGGACGCATCTGCCGAAGGTCGCGGACGAGCTTTGTTTCTACCGAGGGTGTCAGGTCGATAGCGTCAATCATCCCACCGCGATGTATCAAATGAACTGCGGCAATCGCTTCGGTGGTGATCCCGGCATCGGGGCTTGGGTGACTTATGGACTCGGTTCCGAAAATCAAAGTCTGCCCGGGTTCATCGTGTTGCCAGAGGTGTCGTACCCGCAAGGCGGAGCGGCGAATTGGAGCAACGGTTATCTGCCGGCGTTCTATCAGGGTACTCCCCTGCGAGCCAAAGGGTCGCCGATTCTGGATCTGCAACCTCCGGCCGGAATCAGCCGAGCACGGCAGCGCCTGAATCTGGATCTGCTCTCGCGGATGAACCAGCGACATGCGGCCAAGCATCCTGGACATGATGAGTTGTCCGCGCGTTTGGTGAGTTACGAGTTGGCGTTTCGGATGCAGACCGAAGTTCCCGAAGCGATGGACCTTTCCGGCGAGACGAAAGAAACGTTCGCTCTGTATGGGATCGGGAACGATGCCACCGATGCTTTTGGGCGCAAGTGTTTGTTGGCTCGCAAGATGGTCGAGAAGGGCGTGCGTTTCGTTCAGTTGTACAACGGAACTTGGGACAGTCACGACTACATCGAACGGGCGCACGGGAACTTGGTGCGAGGTGTCGACCAACCCATCGCGGCATTGATCCAAGACTTGAAGCAACGCGGATTGCTCGAGAGCACCTTGGTCGTGTGGTGCGGCGAATTCGGACGCTCACCCGACAACGGCGTTCGAGGCGGAACCGCGTACGGACGCGATCACAACGCCAACGCGATGACGATTTGGATGGCTGGCGGAGGCGTCAACGCGGGGCACACGATCGGGGCGACCGATGAGACTGGGATGACGGCGGTCGAAGAGGTGCGGCCGGTTCGTGACTTCCACGTCAC of the Rhodopirellula baltica SH 1 genome contains:
- a CDS encoding DUF1501 domain-containing protein, with product MDAMFVIPRRESLFRMGTSLGGIALASMLADEASAEDSRAENSEAAPMQPKSGHVPAKAKNCIFLMMEGGPSHIDTFDPKPKLNQLHLQEFVRQGQQKSAMESGKRYFVRSPFSFSRHGESGAPMADNWTHLPKVADELCFYRGCQVDSVNHPTAMYQMNCGNRFGGDPGIGAWVTYGLGSENQSLPGFIVLPEVSYPQGGAANWSNGYLPAFYQGTPLRAKGSPILDLQPPAGISRARQRLNLDLLSRMNQRHAAKHPGHDELSARLVSYELAFRMQTEVPEAMDLSGETKETFALYGIGNDATDAFGRKCLLARKMVEKGVRFVQLYNGTWDSHDYIERAHGNLVRGVDQPIAALIQDLKQRGLLESTLVVWCGEFGRSPDNGVRGGTAYGRDHNANAMTIWMAGGGVNAGHTIGATDETGMTAVEEVRPVRDFHVTLLRLLGLDDNKLTYYHAGRFKQLSQFGGKVIEPLIKAS